A region of Candidatus Binatia bacterium DNA encodes the following proteins:
- a CDS encoding glycosyltransferase, with the protein MSRALPSRSQSPSFHAVGWSAADVAARGLRDDAPARRVLKDGKRGTIVWLDDAGPSGEAVVVKYFAPRSPLRRALALWQGSPARVQQRSAEALLAAGVAVPEPLGVVDAIGDPAAPTSALVLRAVVDGRTVKQAYLELGKRERRALARELGRFVARLHARGVYVPDLKESNLLVRRDEHGFAFVLVDLDRVRFPRGGLSARRRLANLVQLDRSIGRYADDRDRLAFLATYRLGLPSKERLSRMAATVDVARRRKDRSVARRRRRAGIKPEDRLPISCIIICGNEAHRIRDCLDSVSWCDEIVVVDSYSTDGTWDIVQEYTSNVARRAWTGHVDQKQYALDRAKHRWVLNVDADECVSPGLREEIEEVLSHDGRGYDGFLIPRVVFYLGRWWWRGGWYPDRRLRLFRRENAIWGGEDPHEKVLLRGRVGRLREPLWHYTYDDVSDHVSTINRFTTTAAERGEVARPASWNGLVLRPLGRFLRFYFLSRGFTLGMPGLFVAISAAVYVHLKYAKRDERARREAQGANREGRA; encoded by the coding sequence GTGAGCCGCGCGCTGCCGTCGCGCTCGCAATCGCCCTCGTTTCACGCGGTGGGCTGGTCCGCGGCCGACGTGGCCGCGCGCGGCCTGCGCGACGACGCACCGGCGCGGCGCGTGCTCAAGGACGGCAAGCGCGGCACGATCGTCTGGCTCGACGACGCGGGACCGAGCGGCGAGGCGGTGGTCGTCAAGTACTTCGCGCCGCGCTCGCCGCTGCGCCGCGCGCTCGCGCTCTGGCAGGGCTCGCCGGCGCGGGTGCAGCAGCGCAGCGCCGAGGCGCTGCTCGCGGCCGGCGTCGCCGTGCCCGAGCCGCTCGGCGTGGTCGACGCGATCGGCGACCCGGCGGCGCCGACGAGCGCGCTCGTGCTGCGCGCGGTGGTCGACGGGCGCACCGTCAAGCAAGCGTACCTCGAGCTCGGCAAGCGCGAGCGGCGCGCGCTCGCGCGCGAGCTCGGACGCTTCGTCGCGCGTCTGCACGCGCGCGGCGTCTACGTGCCCGACCTCAAGGAGTCGAACCTGCTCGTGCGGCGCGACGAGCACGGCTTCGCGTTCGTGCTCGTCGACCTCGACCGCGTCCGCTTCCCGCGCGGCGGGCTGTCGGCGCGGCGCCGGCTCGCGAACCTCGTGCAGCTCGATCGCTCGATCGGCCGCTACGCCGACGACCGCGACCGCCTCGCGTTCCTCGCGACCTACCGACTCGGCCTGCCCAGCAAGGAGCGTCTCTCGCGCATGGCGGCGACGGTCGACGTCGCGCGCCGGCGCAAGGACCGCAGCGTCGCGCGCCGTCGGCGACGCGCCGGCATCAAGCCCGAGGACCGGCTGCCGATCTCCTGCATCATCATCTGCGGCAACGAGGCGCACCGGATCCGCGACTGCCTCGACAGCGTCTCGTGGTGCGACGAGATCGTGGTCGTCGACTCGTACTCGACCGACGGCACCTGGGACATCGTTCAGGAGTACACGAGCAACGTCGCGCGCCGCGCGTGGACCGGGCACGTCGATCAGAAGCAGTACGCGCTCGACCGCGCGAAGCACCGCTGGGTGCTGAACGTCGACGCGGACGAGTGCGTCTCGCCCGGCCTGCGCGAGGAGATCGAGGAGGTGCTGTCGCACGACGGCCGCGGCTACGACGGCTTCCTGATCCCGCGGGTCGTGTTCTACCTCGGCCGCTGGTGGTGGCGCGGCGGGTGGTATCCCGATCGCCGGCTGCGTCTTTTCCGTCGCGAGAACGCGATCTGGGGCGGCGAGGACCCGCACGAGAAGGTCCTCCTGCGCGGCCGCGTCGGACGCCTGCGCGAGCCGCTCTGGCACTACACGTACGACGACGTCAGCGACCACGTCTCGACGATCAACCGCTTCACGACGACCGCCGCCGAGCGCGGCGAGGTCGCGCGTCCGGCGAGCTGGAACGGCCTCGTGCTGCGTCCGCTCGGACGCTTCCTGCGCTTCTACTTCCTGAGCCGCGGCTTCACGCTCGGCATGCCGGGTCTGTTCGTCGCGATCTCGGCAGCCGTCTACGTGCATCTCAAGTACGCGAAGCGCGACGAGCGCGCGCGCCGTGAAGCGCAAGGCGCGAACCGCGAGGGGAGGGCGTGA
- a CDS encoding glycosyltransferase family 4 protein, whose amino-acid sequence MSALRVLHVDPERGFSGGETQVLGLARHLAERGHAVSVAAHPDGELTRRLRELGIATLPLESRFGHDPRAGMALRRAVAALAPDVVHFHTSRALSLAPYLPRRAVQVVTRRMDYAPRGLGPYVRWLYGRMDAVIAISAAARAALAARGIPASRIEIVPSGIDVARFHGLEAGAARRELGIDAGVPVLAIVASLHERKGHAVLLEALVTLARELATPPLVLAAGTGPEGDALQDLAVRLGVAERVRWLGRVADVRPVLAAADVVVMPSLAEGLGVAAIEAMAAARPVVASAVGGLPELIRDGEQGLLVPPRDPVALAAALARCLRDPELRARLGAAGQARADAFSVAAMARGTEAVYERARAARSAGLRRRSEP is encoded by the coding sequence GTGAGCGCGCTGCGCGTCCTGCACGTCGACCCGGAGCGCGGCTTCAGCGGCGGCGAGACGCAGGTGCTCGGGCTCGCGCGCCACCTCGCCGAGCGCGGGCATGCGGTGTCGGTCGCGGCGCACCCCGACGGCGAGCTCACGCGCCGGCTGCGCGAGCTCGGGATCGCGACGCTGCCGCTCGAGAGCCGCTTCGGCCACGATCCGCGCGCCGGGATGGCGCTGCGCCGCGCGGTCGCGGCGCTGGCGCCGGACGTCGTCCACTTCCACACCTCGCGCGCGCTCTCGCTCGCGCCCTACCTGCCGCGTCGCGCGGTGCAGGTCGTGACCCGACGCATGGACTACGCGCCGCGCGGGCTCGGTCCGTACGTGCGCTGGCTCTACGGGCGCATGGACGCGGTGATCGCGATCTCGGCGGCGGCGCGCGCGGCGCTCGCGGCGCGCGGCATTCCCGCGAGCAGGATCGAGATCGTGCCGAGCGGCATCGACGTCGCGCGCTTCCACGGTCTCGAGGCGGGCGCGGCGCGCCGCGAGCTCGGGATCGACGCCGGCGTGCCGGTGCTCGCGATCGTCGCCTCGCTGCACGAGCGCAAGGGGCACGCGGTGCTGCTCGAGGCGCTCGTGACGCTCGCGCGCGAGCTCGCGACGCCGCCGCTCGTGCTCGCCGCCGGCACCGGTCCCGAGGGCGACGCGCTGCAGGACCTCGCGGTGCGCCTCGGCGTCGCCGAGCGCGTCCGCTGGCTCGGTCGCGTCGCGGACGTCCGCCCGGTGCTCGCGGCGGCGGACGTCGTGGTGATGCCGTCGCTCGCGGAAGGGCTCGGCGTCGCCGCCATCGAGGCGATGGCGGCCGCGCGTCCGGTGGTGGCGAGCGCGGTCGGCGGGCTGCCGGAGCTGATCCGCGACGGCGAGCAGGGGCTGCTCGTGCCGCCGCGCGATCCGGTGGCGCTGGCGGCGGCGCTCGCGCGCTGCCTGCGCGACCCCGAGCTGCGCGCGCGGCTCGGTGCGGCGGGGCAGGCGCGCGCCGACGCGTTCTCGGTCGCGGCCATGGCGCGTGGCACCGAGGCGGTGTACGAACGCGCGCGGGCGGCGCGCTCCGCAGGGCTGCGTCGTCGGAGCGAGCCGTGA
- the rfaE1 gene encoding D-glycero-beta-D-manno-heptose-7-phosphate kinase, which produces MRSVPTTSIGASTAGATGAPSSVRRLLQLVHAFRSARVLVVGDLMLDHFIWGDVRRISPEAPVPVVQVTRESMHPGGAGNVVANLAALGARPRVVGWVGKDAAGATIRRLLSELGADADGVLVTSGASSIEKTRIIAHHQQVVRLDREPWRPNERVGREIVRRVERELPRVQAVIVSDYGKGTIQPGLLDMLARRRERDGFLYLIDPKQPNFAHYRNATLVKPNESETAAAAGVEIDGPEALERAASVLLERWQSDAVLISRGEHGMSLCRSDAPPRHFPAAAREVFDVTGAGDTVLAIAALALASGGTLEEAAWLANVGAGVVVGKVGTATLAPAELADATSEAAAERAPRRTTRTRP; this is translated from the coding sequence TTGAGAAGCGTACCCACCACTTCCATCGGAGCGTCGACCGCCGGCGCGACCGGCGCGCCGTCGTCCGTGCGTCGTCTGCTGCAGCTCGTGCACGCGTTTCGTTCGGCGCGCGTGCTCGTGGTCGGCGACCTGATGCTCGACCACTTCATCTGGGGCGACGTCCGCCGCATCTCGCCCGAGGCGCCGGTGCCGGTCGTGCAGGTGACGCGCGAGAGCATGCACCCCGGCGGCGCGGGCAACGTGGTCGCGAATCTGGCGGCGCTGGGCGCGCGTCCGCGAGTCGTCGGCTGGGTCGGCAAGGACGCGGCGGGCGCGACGATCCGGCGTCTGCTGTCCGAGCTCGGCGCCGACGCCGACGGCGTCCTGGTCACGTCGGGCGCGTCCTCGATCGAGAAGACGCGCATCATCGCGCACCACCAGCAGGTCGTGCGCCTCGACCGCGAGCCGTGGCGGCCGAACGAGCGCGTCGGGCGCGAGATCGTCCGCCGCGTGGAGCGCGAGCTGCCGCGCGTGCAGGCGGTGATCGTCTCCGACTACGGCAAGGGAACGATCCAGCCCGGCTTGCTCGACATGCTCGCGCGGCGCCGCGAGCGCGACGGCTTCCTCTACCTGATCGACCCCAAGCAGCCGAACTTCGCGCACTACCGCAACGCGACGCTCGTCAAGCCAAACGAGAGCGAGACCGCGGCCGCGGCCGGCGTCGAGATCGACGGCCCCGAGGCGCTCGAGCGCGCGGCGAGCGTTCTCCTCGAGCGCTGGCAGAGCGACGCGGTGCTGATCTCGCGCGGCGAGCACGGCATGTCGCTCTGCCGCAGCGACGCGCCGCCGCGTCACTTCCCGGCGGCGGCGCGCGAGGTGTTCGACGTCACCGGCGCGGGCGACACCGTGCTCGCGATCGCGGCGCTCGCGCTCGCGAGCGGCGGCACGCTCGAGGAGGCGGCCTGGCTCGCGAACGTCGGCGCCGGCGTCGTGGTCGGCAAGGTCGGTACGGCGACGCTCGCGCCCGCCGAGCTCGCCGACGCCACCAGCGAGGCCGCGGCCGAGCGCGCGCCGCGCCGCACGACGAGGACGCGACCGTGA
- a CDS encoding YicC/YloC family endoribonuclease, producing the protein MTGYGTAAVEVGGGRLVAEIRSVNSRFLELRISVPREHQASEAELREVVQRKIERGRVDLVVRREGAARPVHRIEPDLELARATVAAWRRIKTELKLPGEIDLALLRASAGDLLRPVQSQPDAAMELPALRRVVEQALRQHTREREREGANLLRDMRLRWKNLTALHRECARLAREMKPILTERLTSRVKALLGEQGLDDARVLQEVALAVDRSEVSEELTRLGSHLDALAALLREKNAVGKRVEFLIQEMVREVNTIGSKANHLPMTQAVLAAKSELEKLREQAANVE; encoded by the coding sequence ATGACCGGCTACGGCACGGCCGCGGTCGAGGTCGGCGGCGGCCGTCTGGTGGCGGAGATCCGCAGCGTCAACTCGCGCTTCCTCGAGCTGCGCATCAGCGTGCCGCGCGAGCACCAGGCGAGCGAGGCGGAGCTGCGCGAGGTCGTGCAGAGGAAGATCGAGCGCGGCCGCGTCGACCTCGTCGTGCGACGCGAGGGCGCCGCGCGTCCGGTGCATCGCATCGAGCCCGACCTCGAGCTCGCCCGCGCCACCGTGGCCGCCTGGCGGCGCATCAAGACGGAGCTCAAGCTCCCCGGCGAGATCGACCTCGCGCTGCTGCGCGCGAGCGCCGGCGACCTGCTGCGTCCGGTGCAGAGCCAGCCCGACGCCGCGATGGAGCTGCCGGCGCTGCGGCGCGTGGTCGAGCAGGCTCTGCGTCAGCACACGCGCGAGCGCGAGCGCGAGGGCGCGAACCTGCTGCGCGACATGCGGCTGCGCTGGAAGAACCTGACCGCTCTGCACCGCGAGTGCGCACGCCTCGCGCGCGAGATGAAGCCGATCCTCACCGAGCGCCTGACGAGCCGGGTCAAGGCGCTGCTCGGCGAGCAGGGGCTCGACGACGCGCGCGTCCTGCAGGAGGTCGCGCTGGCGGTCGACCGCAGCGAGGTGTCCGAGGAGCTGACGCGTCTCGGCAGCCACCTCGACGCGCTCGCCGCGCTGCTGCGCGAGAAGAACGCGGTCGGCAAGCGGGTCGAGTTCTTGATCCAGGAGATGGTGCGCGAGGTGAACACGATCGGCTCGAAGGCGAACCACCTGCCGATGACGCAGGCGGTGCTCGCCGCGAAGAGCGAGCTCGAGAAGCTGCGCGAGCAGGCGGCGAACGTCGAATGA
- the gmk gene encoding guanylate kinase has protein sequence MSAGVPSGAAPRRGILFVVSAPSGGGKTTLVNAALAADPGLALSVSYTTRTPRAGEQHGRDYYFVDAAEFARLRDAGEFVEWAEVFDHAYATPRAPLDAAIGSGCDMLLDVDIQGARSIKRAYPADAVGIFVVPPSFAVLEQRLRARGTDSDAQIKRRLARVREEISAAREPGVYDYLLVNDDRARAERDLLAIIAAERCRIGRRSVLPLA, from the coding sequence ATGAGCGCCGGCGTGCCGAGTGGTGCGGCGCCGAGGCGCGGCATCCTGTTCGTGGTCTCGGCGCCCTCGGGCGGCGGCAAGACGACGCTCGTCAACGCCGCGCTCGCGGCCGATCCCGGGCTGGCGCTCTCGGTCTCCTACACGACGCGCACGCCGCGCGCGGGCGAGCAGCACGGGCGCGACTACTACTTCGTCGACGCTGCGGAGTTCGCGCGGCTGCGCGACGCCGGCGAGTTCGTCGAGTGGGCGGAGGTCTTCGACCACGCCTACGCGACGCCGCGCGCGCCGCTCGACGCCGCGATCGGCTCGGGCTGCGACATGCTGCTCGACGTCGACATCCAGGGCGCGCGCTCGATCAAGCGCGCCTATCCGGCCGACGCGGTCGGGATCTTCGTCGTGCCGCCGTCGTTCGCGGTGCTCGAGCAGCGGCTGCGCGCGCGCGGCACCGACAGCGATGCGCAAATCAAGCGCCGGCTCGCCCGCGTCCGCGAGGAGATCAGCGCGGCGCGCGAGCCCGGCGTCTACGACTACCTGCTGGTGAACGACGACCGCGCCCGCGCGGAGCGCGATCTGCTCGCGATCATCGCGGCCGAGCGCTGCCGGATCGGACGACGCTCCGTGCTGCCGCTCGCCTGA
- a CDS encoding bifunctional (p)ppGpp synthetase/guanosine-3',5'-bis(diphosphate) 3'-pyrophosphohydrolase, which produces MTLESLVSKVQSYLPAAPVEVIRRAYEFSAEKHKNQRRATGEPYVSHPLEVAGIIADLKLDVPSIATGLLHDTVEDTLTTLGQVEALFGTEIATLVDGVTKISQINFTSREEHQAENFRKMILAMARDLRVILIKLADRTHNMRTLNGLPPQKQAAIAQETLDVYAPLAHRLGIYWMKSEMEDAALHALHPEIYYQLKRAVAKKKTERERYIREVQAILAKQFEAAGIECTITGRPKHFYSIYQKMRSRNLLYEQVSDLVAFRIIVDTVRECYEALGVVHNHWKPVPGRFKDYIALPKQNGYQSLHTTVIGPRGERIEVQIRTQEMHRVNEEGVAAHWKYKGSSGIDLQDVQRFQWLRQLLEWQQQVKDPHEFLHSFKEDLFPDEVYVFTPKGDLLNFPQGATVIDFAYRIHSEVGHHCSGARVGGRLVPLRYQLQSGDTVEIITTRRQTPARDWLKWAKTPRAKEKIRAWIKAQQAARSMEVGREILARDLARHHLDFGKLTRDGTLERVAHEFGLKNLDALMSQVGYGKLTARQVLEKVVPESELATPQQEKEGTLQRLFRAVARRPGTSGVKVSGVDDVLVRFARCCDPLPGERIVGFITRGRGVTVHAMGCVKVLEADPQRRVDCVWRDDTDHVPRPVRLEVMCVDEPGLLAAITKAIAQSGINISKAESRSVPDQKALNTFEVMVQHADDLTRVMRNLTRVRGVMRVERLRA; this is translated from the coding sequence GTGACCCTCGAGAGCCTCGTCAGCAAGGTTCAGAGCTATCTTCCGGCGGCGCCGGTCGAGGTGATCCGCCGCGCGTACGAGTTCTCCGCCGAAAAGCACAAGAACCAGCGCCGGGCGACGGGTGAGCCGTACGTCTCGCACCCGCTCGAGGTCGCCGGCATCATCGCCGACCTCAAGCTCGACGTCCCGAGCATCGCGACCGGGCTCCTGCACGACACGGTCGAGGACACGCTGACCACGCTCGGCCAGGTCGAGGCGCTGTTCGGCACCGAGATCGCGACCCTGGTCGACGGCGTCACCAAGATCAGCCAGATCAACTTCACCAGCCGCGAGGAGCACCAGGCGGAGAACTTCCGCAAGATGATCCTCGCGATGGCGCGCGACCTGCGGGTCATCCTGATCAAGCTCGCGGACCGCACGCACAACATGCGGACGCTCAACGGCCTGCCGCCGCAGAAGCAGGCCGCCATCGCGCAGGAGACGCTCGACGTCTATGCGCCGCTCGCGCACCGGCTCGGCATCTACTGGATGAAGAGCGAGATGGAGGACGCGGCGCTGCACGCCCTCCATCCGGAGATCTACTACCAGCTCAAGCGGGCGGTCGCGAAGAAGAAGACCGAGCGCGAGCGCTACATCCGCGAGGTGCAGGCGATTCTCGCGAAGCAGTTCGAGGCGGCCGGCATCGAGTGCACGATCACCGGACGGCCGAAGCACTTCTACTCGATCTACCAGAAGATGCGCAGCCGGAACCTGCTCTACGAGCAGGTCTCCGACCTGGTGGCGTTCCGCATCATCGTCGACACGGTGCGCGAGTGCTACGAGGCGCTCGGCGTCGTGCACAACCACTGGAAGCCGGTGCCGGGGCGCTTCAAGGACTACATCGCGCTGCCGAAGCAGAACGGCTACCAGTCGCTGCACACCACCGTGATCGGGCCGCGCGGCGAGCGCATCGAGGTGCAGATCCGCACCCAGGAGATGCACCGGGTCAACGAGGAAGGCGTCGCCGCGCACTGGAAGTACAAGGGCAGCTCGGGGATCGACCTGCAGGACGTGCAGCGCTTCCAGTGGCTGCGTCAGCTCCTCGAGTGGCAGCAGCAGGTCAAGGATCCGCACGAGTTCCTGCACAGCTTCAAGGAAGACCTGTTCCCGGACGAGGTCTACGTCTTCACGCCGAAGGGCGACCTGCTGAACTTCCCGCAGGGCGCGACGGTGATCGACTTCGCGTACCGCATCCACTCCGAGGTCGGACACCACTGCTCGGGCGCGCGCGTCGGCGGACGTCTGGTGCCGCTGCGCTACCAGCTGCAGAGCGGCGACACGGTCGAGATCATCACCACGCGTCGCCAGACGCCGGCCCGCGACTGGCTCAAGTGGGCGAAGACCCCGCGTGCCAAGGAGAAAATTCGCGCCTGGATCAAGGCGCAGCAGGCGGCACGCAGCATGGAGGTCGGGCGCGAGATCCTGGCGCGCGACCTCGCGCGGCACCACCTCGACTTCGGCAAGCTCACCCGCGACGGGACGCTCGAGCGGGTCGCGCACGAGTTCGGGCTGAAGAACCTCGACGCGCTGATGAGCCAGGTCGGCTACGGCAAGCTGACCGCGCGTCAGGTGCTCGAGAAGGTCGTCCCCGAGAGCGAGCTCGCGACGCCGCAGCAGGAGAAGGAAGGCACGCTGCAGCGGCTGTTCCGCGCGGTCGCGCGGCGGCCGGGGACGAGCGGCGTCAAGGTGAGCGGCGTCGACGACGTGCTCGTGCGCTTCGCGCGCTGCTGCGACCCGCTGCCGGGCGAGCGCATCGTCGGCTTCATCACGCGCGGACGCGGCGTCACGGTGCACGCGATGGGCTGCGTGAAGGTGCTCGAGGCCGATCCGCAGCGCCGCGTCGACTGCGTGTGGCGCGACGACACCGACCACGTGCCGCGCCCCGTGCGCCTCGAGGTGATGTGCGTCGACGAGCCGGGCCTGCTCGCGGCGATCACCAAGGCGATTGCGCAGAGCGGCATCAACATCTCCAAGGCCGAATCCCGAAGCGTGCCCGACCAGAAGGCGCTCAACACCTTCGAGGTCATGGTCCAGCACGCCGACGACCTGACGCGCGTCATGCGCAACCTGACCCGCGTACGCGGTGTGATGCGGGTCGAGCGCCTGCGCGCCTGA
- a CDS encoding MAPEG family protein, with protein sequence MDVLAIPAVRVFAFWYLILAAKMLVLIFLISRARMRAGVFVSPEDYAMAGRERPLAPVPDEHIERLRRALANDVENILPFFGIGLLYALSGPSLIWARILLAGFAVARIVHTVAYVRGMQPHRSLAFVIGMVCLWWMLLVALWSVL encoded by the coding sequence ATGGACGTGCTCGCGATTCCCGCCGTACGCGTGTTCGCGTTCTGGTACCTGATCCTCGCGGCCAAGATGCTCGTGCTGATCTTCCTGATCAGCCGGGCGCGGATGCGCGCGGGGGTGTTCGTCTCGCCCGAGGACTACGCCATGGCCGGACGCGAGCGTCCGCTCGCACCGGTGCCGGACGAGCACATCGAGCGTCTGCGCCGCGCGCTCGCGAACGACGTCGAGAACATCCTGCCGTTCTTCGGCATCGGTCTGCTCTACGCGCTGAGCGGACCGTCGCTGATCTGGGCGCGCATCCTGCTCGCGGGCTTCGCGGTGGCGCGCATCGTCCACACGGTCGCGTACGTGCGCGGCATGCAGCCGCACCGCTCGCTGGCGTTCGTGATCGGCATGGTCTGCCTGTGGTGGATGCTGCTGGTCGCGCTGTGGAGCGTGCTGTGA
- a CDS encoding RidA family protein — protein sequence MNASERVVATSAAPAAIGPYVQARVVDGFVYCSGQIGLDPTSGALVEGGVAAEMRRALANLDAVLQAAGAGLSTIVKTTLFLVDMNDFTTVNEIYAEAFTPPYPARSTVAVAALPRGARVEIEAIARLR from the coding sequence GTGAACGCGTCGGAGCGCGTGGTCGCGACCAGCGCCGCGCCGGCCGCGATCGGACCCTACGTGCAGGCGCGCGTCGTCGACGGCTTCGTCTACTGCTCGGGCCAGATCGGCCTCGACCCGACGAGCGGCGCGCTGGTCGAGGGCGGGGTCGCCGCGGAGATGCGGCGGGCGCTCGCGAACCTCGACGCCGTCCTGCAGGCCGCCGGCGCCGGGCTCTCGACCATCGTCAAGACGACGCTCTTCCTGGTCGACATGAACGACTTCACGACGGTCAACGAGATCTACGCCGAGGCGTTCACGCCGCCGTACCCGGCGCGCTCGACGGTCGCGGTGGCGGCGCTGCCGCGCGGCGCGCGGGTCGAGATCGAGGCGATCGCGCGCCTGCGCTGA
- the rpmB gene encoding 50S ribosomal protein L28, protein MARACEICGKTRSVGHNVSHANNKTKRVWRPNLHTARAIMNGTVRRILVCTRCLRSGRVTKVTGSRPAQVSA, encoded by the coding sequence ATGGCGCGCGCCTGTGAGATCTGCGGCAAGACCCGCTCGGTTGGCCACAACGTGAGCCACGCGAACAACAAGACCAAGCGGGTTTGGCGGCCGAACCTGCACACCGCCCGCGCGATCATGAACGGCACCGTGCGGCGCATCCTGGTCTGCACGCGCTGCCTGCGCTCGGGGCGGGTGACCAAGGTCACGGGATCGCGCCCCGCTCAGGTCAGCGCCTGA
- the rfaE2 gene encoding D-glycero-beta-D-manno-heptose 1-phosphate adenylyltransferase gives MQALSYRAKVGSLERVRRACRRAQRAGKRVVFTNGCFDLLHPGHVRYLAIARSHGDLLVVGLNSDRSVRGLKGPGRPVQSEDARAEVLAALAAVDHVVIFDEPTPYELIAALEPDVLVKGADWAERDIVGADLVRARGGKVVRVKLVPGQSTTRLVERSRRAVAGKTAAPQQSTTARRK, from the coding sequence GTGCAGGCCCTCTCGTATCGCGCCAAGGTCGGCTCGCTCGAGCGCGTGCGGCGTGCGTGCCGCCGGGCGCAGCGCGCGGGCAAGCGCGTGGTCTTCACCAACGGCTGCTTCGACCTGCTGCACCCCGGGCACGTGCGCTACCTGGCGATCGCGCGCTCGCACGGCGACCTGCTCGTCGTCGGGCTGAACAGCGACCGCTCGGTGCGCGGCCTCAAGGGTCCGGGACGCCCCGTGCAGAGCGAGGACGCGCGCGCCGAGGTGCTGGCCGCGCTCGCCGCGGTCGATCACGTGGTGATCTTCGACGAGCCGACGCCCTACGAGCTGATCGCGGCGCTCGAGCCGGACGTGCTGGTGAAGGGTGCGGACTGGGCCGAGCGCGACATCGTCGGCGCCGACCTGGTGCGCGCGCGCGGCGGCAAGGTCGTGCGGGTGAAGCTCGTTCCCGGGCAGTCGACGACGCGGCTGGTCGAGCGCTCGCGGCGGGCCGTGGCGGGGAAGACGGCTGCGCCGCAGCAGAGCACCACGGCGCGGAGGAAGTGA
- a CDS encoding glucose-6-phosphate isomerase (catalyzes the formation of D-fructose 6-phosphate from D-glucose 6-phosphate) — MAQSSRGRRRQEPEVVRIDLNGVFASAIGAANGIHDDELTALRPRLVDAVGALQSERAQGLHPFLDLPIERDGLNDVLALADQLRDDVDHFVLLGTGGSARGARALATALELEVAAEVAPQRRRPQLIVADNIDPVSFARLLDELDLSRTVFNVVSKSGETTETLAQFLVVRERLLRELGAVDYVKHIIVTTDADGGALRQIVNDEGFPSTPFPGGVGGRFSALSSVHLLPVALLGIDVEAILDGAAEMDKRCRALEPESNPAAMLAAVRYLLDVLHGVPTAVVMPYSDRLVPLADWWCQLWAESLGKRVERNGGRLSIGQTPVRAVGAADQHAQMQLYLDGPADKVVTFLRVEKHGVEVEIPRSYTDLDDVSYLGGHDLGALLDLEQRAMQLALHKRGRPTITIEIPRLTPHVVGQLVYLLEVETALTAALFGVDPYNQPAVEEGKRLIYGAAGRPGFEAERTELEQWLAARRPERIV, encoded by the coding sequence ATGGCTCAGAGTTCCCGCGGCCGGCGGCGCCAGGAGCCGGAGGTCGTGCGCATCGACCTGAACGGCGTCTTCGCGAGCGCGATCGGTGCCGCGAACGGCATCCACGACGACGAGCTGACGGCGCTGCGGCCTCGCCTGGTGGACGCCGTCGGCGCGCTGCAGAGCGAGCGCGCGCAGGGGCTGCATCCGTTCCTCGACCTGCCGATCGAGCGCGACGGCCTGAACGACGTGCTGGCGCTCGCCGACCAGCTGCGCGACGACGTCGACCACTTCGTCCTGCTTGGCACCGGCGGCTCGGCGCGCGGCGCGCGCGCGCTCGCGACCGCGCTCGAGCTCGAGGTCGCGGCGGAGGTCGCGCCCCAGCGCCGCCGTCCGCAGCTCATCGTCGCCGACAACATCGACCCGGTGAGCTTCGCCCGCCTGCTCGACGAGCTCGACCTGTCGCGCACGGTGTTCAACGTCGTCAGCAAGTCCGGCGAGACGACGGAGACGCTGGCGCAGTTCCTCGTCGTGCGCGAGCGGCTGCTGCGCGAGCTCGGCGCGGTGGACTACGTCAAGCACATCATCGTGACGACCGACGCCGACGGCGGCGCGCTGCGCCAGATCGTCAACGACGAGGGCTTTCCCTCGACGCCGTTCCCCGGCGGTGTGGGCGGCCGCTTCTCGGCGCTGAGCTCGGTGCACCTGCTGCCGGTCGCGCTGCTCGGCATCGACGTCGAGGCGATCCTCGACGGCGCCGCGGAGATGGACAAGCGCTGCCGCGCGCTCGAGCCCGAGAGCAACCCGGCCGCGATGCTGGCCGCCGTCCGCTACCTGCTCGACGTCTTGCACGGCGTGCCGACCGCGGTGGTGATGCCGTACTCCGACCGCCTGGTGCCGCTCGCCGACTGGTGGTGTCAGCTCTGGGCGGAGAGCCTCGGCAAGCGCGTCGAGCGCAACGGCGGGCGCCTCTCGATCGGCCAGACGCCCGTGCGCGCGGTCGGCGCCGCCGACCAGCACGCGCAGATGCAGCTCTACCTCGACGGTCCGGCGGACAAGGTGGTGACCTTCCTGCGCGTCGAGAAGCACGGCGTCGAGGTCGAGATCCCGCGCAGCTACACCGACCTCGACGACGTCTCCTACCTCGGCGGTCACGACCTCGGGGCGCTGCTCGACCTCGAGCAGCGCGCGATGCAGCTCGCGCTGCACAAGCGCGGCCGCCCGACGATCACCATCGAGATCCCGCGCCTCACGCCGCACGTGGTCGGCCAGCTCGTCTACCTGCTCGAGGTCGAGACCGCGCTCACCGCGGCGCTGTTCGGGGTCGATCCCTACAACCAGCCGGCGGTCGAAGAGGGCAAGCGGCTGATCTACGGCGCCGCGGGTCGCCCGGGCTTCGAGGCCGAGCGCACCGAGCTCGAGCAGTGGCTCGCGGCGAGACGACCGGAGCGGATCGTTTGA